In a genomic window of Macaca nemestrina isolate mMacNem1 chromosome 18, mMacNem.hap1, whole genome shotgun sequence:
- the LOC105485804 gene encoding enoyl-CoA delta isomerase 1, mitochondrial isoform X2: MKLKNPPVNTLSLEFLTELVICLEKLENDKSFRGVVLTSDCPGVFSAGLDLTEMCGKSPAHYAEYWKATQELWLQFYQSNLVLVSAINGACPAGGCLMTLTCDYRVLADNPRYCIGLNETQLGIVAPFWFKDTLENVIGHRAAERALQLGLLFPPAEALQVGIVDQVVPEEQVQSTALSAIAQWMTIPDHARQLTKAMMRKATASRLITQRDADVQNFVSFISKDSIQKSLQLYLERLKEKKG; this comes from the exons ATGAAATTGAAGAACCCCCCAGTGAACACCCTGAGTCTGGAGTTTCTGACGGAGCTGGTTATCTGCCTGGAGAAGCTAGAGAATGACAAGAGCTTCCGCGGTGTTGTCCTGACCTCC GACTGCCCGGGTGTCTTCTCGGCCGGCCTGGACCTGACAGAGATGTGTGGGAAGAGCCCCGCCCACTATGCTGAGTACTGGAAGGCCACGCAGGAGCTGTGGCTGCAGTTCTACCAGTCCAACCTGGTGCTGGTCTCCGCCATCAAT GGAGCCTGCCCTGCCGGAGGCTGCCTGATGACCCTGACCTGTGACTACCGTGTCCTGGCTGACAACCCCAGGTACTGCATAGGACTCAACGAGACCCAGCTGGGCATCGTCGCCCCTTTCTG GTTCAAAGACACCCTGGAGAACGTCATCGGGCACCGGGCAGCCGAGCGTGCGCTGCAGCTGGGGCTACTCTTCCCGCCGGCAGAGGCCCTGCAGGTGGGCATAGTGGACCAGGTGGTCCCAGAGGAGCAGGTGCAGAGCACTGCGCTGTCAGCGATAGCCCAGTGGATGACCATTCCAG ACCATGCTCGACAGCTGACGAAGGCCATGATGCGAAAGGCCACAGCCAGCCGCCTGATCACGCAGCGTGATGCGGACGTGCAGAACTTTGTCAGCTTCATCTCCAAAGACTCCATCCAGAAGTCCCTGCAGCTGTACTTAGAGaggctcaaagaaaagaaaggctaa